The Flavobacterium johnsoniae UW101 genomic interval TGACCAATGAGCTTCAAAACAAAAAGGTTAATGTAAAAGACAAAGGACTCGAAGGCTCAAACATTAAACTTCCTAACAAACTCGAACCAAATAAATTAAACTGGAAAGCAAAAAAGGCTGATTATACAATTTATGCTGTTTTTAGCGGTAAAACCGGACAACAGGTAAAAAGAGCCGCTCCGGGCGGAAAAGGCTATACTTTAGATCATTATTCTGAAGAAGCTTTAAAAGCTTATGTCATTCCTTTTAATGAGGCTTTGAAAGGCAGAGAAGGAAAAATAAGAGCTGTTTTTAATGACAGTTTTGAAGTCTACGGAACTGATTTTACACCGAATTTCTTTGAAGAATTTCAAAAATTACGCGGTTACGATTTAAAAAAACAACTTCCTGTTCTGCTGAATGAAACTGATAATGAAATTGGAAACCGAATAAGAAGTGATTATCGCCAAACCATTTCTGATTTGTTATTGAATAAATTTGACAAATTTTGGACGAACTGGGCACATTCTAAAAATTTCAAAACCAAACTTCAGGCACACGGTTCTCCCGGAAATTTAATCGATTTATATGCTTCTGCCGATATTCCGGAATGCGAAACTTTTGGTTCGATGCCTTTTGATATTCCGGGTTTCAGACGTGATAAAGAAGATATACGCGAAGGAGATGCTGATCCTGTAATGCTGAAATTTTCTTCTTCGGCCGCGCATATCTCAGGAAAAAATCTGGTTTCATCCGAGACTTTTACATGGCTTCGAGAACATTTCAAAACTGCTTTGTCTCAGTGCAAACCCGAAGCCGAAGATTTAATGCTCAATGGTGTTAATCATATTTTTCTGCATGGATCTACTTATTCGCCAGACCGTGCTGTATGGCCGGGATGGCAGTTTTATGCTTCAGTAAATTTCAATTCTAATAATACCATTTGGGAAGATGCGCCGGCTTTGTTCTCTTATATTTCAAACTGTCAGTCGCTGTTACAGCAGGGAAAACCAGATAACGAAATCCTGCTTTACTGGCCTATTTTTGATGCCTGGGATAAATATGAAAAAGGCACTTTGTTTTATCAGTTCAAAATACATTCTTTATCTGACTGGCTTTATGGAACTTCTTTTTACGATACCACAAAAAATCTCATGAAAAAAGGCTACAGTGTTGATTTTATATCTGATAATTTCATTGCCGAAGCCAAAGTTGTCAATGGAAACATTGTACTGCCTGGAGGAAATTTTAAATCATTGGTAATTCCGTCCTGCAAAAAAATGCCTGTTGAAACCCTGCAAAAACTTATCGAATTAAAAAAAGCAGGAGCCTGTATCCTATTTGAAGGACTTCCAGAATCGGTTCCGGGATTTAAAGATTATAAAAAGCAAGAACAGAACTTAAAAAATCTTTTAGCTGAAAATAAAATACAAGCCGTTTCAAATATTTTTA includes:
- a CDS encoding glycosyl hydrolase; translation: MKLSLKTFFYTMLLFSFFHAFSQEKLVSPWPESSNINQPWARWWWMGSAVDKPNLKRSLIDFHKAGIGGVEITPIYGVKGEENNFIDYLSPKWMEMLDYTIHVSDSLKMQVDMVLGTGWPYGGSHVTLPHAATKLIVEKYTVKKNETFDRDITVDSSKEKTPASLLYVVAYGNDGSFVNLTNELQNKKVNVKDKGLEGSNIKLPNKLEPNKLNWKAKKADYTIYAVFSGKTGQQVKRAAPGGKGYTLDHYSEEALKAYVIPFNEALKGREGKIRAVFNDSFEVYGTDFTPNFFEEFQKLRGYDLKKQLPVLLNETDNEIGNRIRSDYRQTISDLLLNKFDKFWTNWAHSKNFKTKLQAHGSPGNLIDLYASADIPECETFGSMPFDIPGFRRDKEDIREGDADPVMLKFSSSAAHISGKNLVSSETFTWLREHFKTALSQCKPEAEDLMLNGVNHIFLHGSTYSPDRAVWPGWQFYASVNFNSNNTIWEDAPALFSYISNCQSLLQQGKPDNEILLYWPIFDAWDKYEKGTLFYQFKIHSLSDWLYGTSFYDTTKNLMKKGYSVDFISDNFIAEAKVVNGNIVLPGGNFKSLVIPSCKKMPVETLQKLIELKKAGACILFEGLPESVPGFKDYKKQEQNLKNLLAENKIQAVSNIFTSLEDAKILPESLVNTGLKSIRRDINGEKIYYLVNHTAKTIDDFIPLQVENKEIILLDPLTHESGNAIVNKKDKITYVKIKIEPGQSYFLKTENTASQKKWNYFESASEPIALKGNWKLSFDKGGPKLPADAVVSNLESWTKLSPDAEAFSGSAAYTLQFENPNPKIENWSLNLGDVRESAKVWLNDEFIGTAWSVPYKLNIQKLKPGKNVLKIQVTNLPANRIRDMELKGQEWKIFHEINMVDKDYKKFDATKWIPMPSGLLGPVTLTALKQEN